A genome region from Erigeron canadensis isolate Cc75 chromosome 3, C_canadensis_v1, whole genome shotgun sequence includes the following:
- the LOC122591429 gene encoding uncharacterized protein LOC122591429, producing MENYNAQVEHHRRPHQLTSKWRKIRASVSKFNGIWSKYDDNRISGENDSQVMEEARSAYKTEVGVAFNMYECWLLLKDKSLILAPSTVDVIGRNMQNRKPGVRPSDEPLNVESDEDVPAYEPVDLGTENELFGSDTYARPAKAKTPRTSVYSDAGSDWSTSDIAARLERHCNTRQKIMESQKESPAFIREEETKRMMYMTLSFMGTTELDKEEKRFIKDPKKKLMEEYAGIIRGPSGV from the coding sequence ATGGAGAACTACAATGCACAAGTGGAACATCATAGACGACCGCATCAGTTGACGTCCAAATGGAGGAAAATTCGAGCTTCGGTTTCCAAGTTCAATGGCATTTGGTCCAAGTACGATGATAACCGAATTAGCGGAGAAAACGACTCCCAAGTGATGGAAGAGGCGCGATCCGCCTATAAAACCGAAGTGGGTGTCGCGTTTAATATGTATGAATGTTGGTTACTTTTGAAGGATAAGTCGTTGATTCTCGCGCCTTCCACTGTGGACGTTATAGGTCGTAATATGCAAAACAGGAAACCGGGAGTCCGGCCGAGTGATGAGCCGCTTAATGTTGAAAGTGATGAGGATGTTCCCGCCTATGAACCCGTCGATCTTGGCACCGAAAATGAACTCTTCGGGTCCGACACGTATGCGCGTCCGGCTAAAGCAAAGACCCCCCGGACTTCCGTGTATTCCGATGCGGGTTCAGATTGGTCAACATCCGACATCGCCGCCCGACTTGAGAGGCACTGTAACACCCGACAGAAGATTATGGAGTCCCAAAAGGAGTCCCCCGCTTTCATTCGCGAGGAAGAAACGAAACGGATGATGTATATGACCCTTTCTTTCATGGGGACAACCGAATTGGACAAGGAGGAGAAGAGGTTCATTAAAGACCCGAAGAAGAAGCTGATGGAAGAGTATGCTGGCATCATCCGAGGTCCCAGCGGTGTTTAG
- the LOC122593333 gene encoding WRKY transcription factor WRKY51-like, with product MMSVNFAGMQTAGHHNAVFQLTNHNFPTPSSKLTPRAGHARFRRAPLSTSDSHGPSTSTQSAPPVIFRSTRESNESNYTTSSSSSSRSTTGCSGGNEEATVSNGKRFSGLGIVAPAPAFSSRKPPLPSAHRKRCRSDRPSVSLQTSGSGCHCCKRRKSISKREIKKVPITGSKVASIPADDYSWKKYGDKSIIGSPYPRVYYKCNSGKGCPARKSVEVAMDDSKMLIVTYDGEHSHAPLSSVIVTGLTGSMVQSK from the exons atgATGTCCGTCAATTTCGCCGGAATGCAAACCGCCGGTCACCACAATGCCGTTTTCCAGCTAACTAACCACAACTTCCCGACTCCCTCATCTAAACTTACTCCACGCGCCGGTCACGCGCGTTTCAGACGCGCCCCGTTATCAACCTCCGATTCTCACGGTCCATCAACCTCTACACAATCCGCACCGCCGGTTATTTTTAGGTCAACGCGAGAGTCAAACGAAAGTAATTATACGACGTCGTCTTCGTCATCTTCTCGGTCAACGACTGGGTGTTCAGGAGGAAATGAAGAAGCAACTGTATCAAACGGAAAACGGTTTTCCGGCTTAGGTATTGTAGCTCCGGCGCCGGCTTTTTCTTCAAGAAAACCACCGCTTCCTTCTGCTCACCGGAAACGGTGTCGTTCTGATCGTCCGTCTGTTTCTTTACAAACTTCCGGATCCGGTTGCCATTGTTGCAAAAGAAG gAAAAGTATATCAAAACGTGAAATTAAAAAAGTTCCGATCACCGGCTCTAAAGTGGCAAGTATCCCGGCTGATGATTATTCTTGGAAGAAATACGGCGACAAGAGCATTATCGGATCTCCTTATCCTAG AGTGTATTACAAGTGTAATAGTGGAAAAGGATGCCCGGCAAGGAAGAGCGTGGAAGTAGCGATGGACGATTCAAAGATGCTAATAGTAACATACGACGGAGAACATAGTCACGCGCCGTTGTCGTCGGTGATAGTGACTGGTTTGACTGGATCAATGGTACAGTCAAAGTAA
- the LOC122593956 gene encoding transmembrane protein 230, with amino-acid sequence MAYVDHAFSISDEDIMMDSDSLFTSHNTNHRPPIKEIALALSLLVFGIAGIISGIFMSINQVGGDTLHGVFFAILGGVLFIPGFYYTRIAYYAYKGYKGFSFSNIPPV; translated from the exons atGGCATACGTAGATCACGCATTCTCAATATCAGATGAAGATATAATGATGGATTCTGATTCCCTTTTCACTTCACATAACACCAACCACCGTCCCCCCATCAAAGAAATCGCTCTCGCCCTTTCTCTTCTCGTCTTTGGCATCGCCGGCATCATCTCCGGCATCTTCATGTCCATCAATCAAGTCGGCGGCGACACCCTTCACG GTGTGTTTTTTGCGATATTGGGAGGGGTATTATTTATACCAGGGTTTTATTATACAAGGATTGCTTATTATGCTTATAAAGGTTATAAAGGCTTTTCTTTCTCTAATATACCTCCCGTGTAA